In Harpia harpyja isolate bHarHar1 chromosome 8, bHarHar1 primary haplotype, whole genome shotgun sequence, a genomic segment contains:
- the SLC5A3 gene encoding sodium/myo-inositol cotransporter codes for MRASLETADIAIVALYFVLVMCIGFFAMWKYNRSTVSGYFLAGRSMTWVAIGASLFVSNIGSEHFIGLAGSGAASGFAVGAWEFNALMLLQLLGWVFVPVYIRSGVYTMPEYLSKRFGGHRIQIYFAALSLILYIFTKLSVDLYSGALFIQESLGWNLYLSVILLIGMTALLTVTGGLVAVIYTDTLQALLMIIGALTLMIISITEVGGFEEVKRRYMLASPNITSILLTYNISNTNSCNVDPKPDALKMLREPTDEDIPWPGFLLGQTPASVWYWCADQVIVQRVLAAKNIAHAKGSTLMAGFLKLLPMFIIVVPGMISRILFADDIACINPEHCFQVCGSRAGCSNIAYPRLVMKLVPVGLRGLMMAVMIAALMSDLDSIFNSASTIFTLDVYKLIRKSATSRELMIVGRVFVAFMVVISIAWVPIIVEMQGGQMYLYIQEVADYLTPPVAALFLMGIFWKRCNEQGAFYGGMAGFVLGAIRLILAFIYRAPECNQPDTRPSFIKNIHYMYVATALFWITGIVTFVVSLLTPPPTKEQVRTTTFWAVKNRNVKENASKGELYKVQEKNILKCNENANHIIPNGKSEENIKNIKPEDINLLVTCRDDSNPVISVSHSEVETPVDCYSNGQAALMGEKKHEEETDDRDRHLKFIDWFCGFKSKNMNKRAVREMEEETVCLQMLEETPKVKLLLNTGLVCVCSLGIFMFVYFSL; via the coding sequence ATGAGGGCTTCTTTGGAAACAGCAGACATTGCCATTGTGGCACTGTACTTCGTGCTTGTAATGTGCATAGGTTTTTTTGCCATGTGGAAATACAATCGGAGCACCGTAAGTGGCTACTTTTTGGCAGGGCGTTCTATGACCTGGGTAGCTATTGGTGCATCTTTATTTGTGAGCAATATTGGAAGTGAACATTTCATTGGGCTCGCAGGATCTGGAGCGGCGAGTGGATTTGCAGTAGGTGCATGGGAATTCAACGCCttaatgcttttgcagcttttaGGATGGGTCTTCGTCCCAGTCTACATCCGGTCAGGAGTATACACCATGCCTGAATACTTGTCCAAGCGTTTTGGAGGGCATagaattcaaatatattttgcagCATTGTCTCTAATTCTTTATATCTTCACCAAACTCTCAGTTGACTTGTATTCAGGGGCGCTTTTTATTCAAGAATCGCTAGGTTGGAACCTCTATTTGTCAGTTATCCTCCTTATTGGAATGACTGCACTGTTGACTGTGACTGGAGGTCTTGTGGCTGTCATCTACACAGACACACTTCAAGCTCTGCTTATGATTATTGGTGCCCTCACACTTATGATCATAAGTATTACGGAGGTTGGTGGGTTTGAAGAAGTTAAAAGAAGGTATATGTTAGCATCACCAAATATTACGTCTATCTTGTTAACCTACAACATTTCCAATACCAATTCCTGCAATGTCGACCCAAAGCCTGATGCTCTTAAAATGTTGCGTGAGCCAACAGATGAAGATATTCCCTGGCCTGGATTTCTGCTGGGACAGACCCCAGCTTCTGTCTGGTACTGGTGTGCTGATCAAGTCATAGTTCAGAGAGTTTTAGCTGCAAAAAACATTGCTCATGCCAAAGGATCCACTCTGATGGCAGGCTTCTTAAAGTTGCTGCCGATGTTTATTATAGTTGTCCCAGGGATGATTTCACGAATACTGTTTGCAGATGATATCGCCTGCATTAATCCGGAACACTGTTTTCAAGTCTGCGGGAGCAGAGCTGGATGCTCTAACATTGCCTACCCACGTTTGGTGATGAAACTTGTGCCGGTTGGTCTACGGGGACTGATGATGGCTGTGATGATCGCTGCACTGATGAGTGACTTGGACTCAATATTCAACAGTGCCAGCACCATATTCACACTTGATGTCTACAAACTCATTCGGAAGAGCGCGACGTCTAGAGAACTGATGATTGTGGGAAGAGTCTTTGTTGCGTTCATGGTAGTTATAAGCATTGCCTGGGTCCCAATAATTGTAGAAATGCAAGGTGGTCAGATGTACCTTTATATTCAAGAGGTAGCAGACTACTTGACCCCACCGGTGGCTGCTCTGTTTCTTATGGGTATCTTTTGGAAGCGTTGCAATGAGCAGGGGGCTTTCTATGGCGGAATGGCTGGGTTTGTTCTTGGAGCGATACGGTTGATACTGGCATTTATCTATCGTGCTCCGGAGTGTAACCAGCCAGATACTAGGCCAAGCTTTATCAAAAACATCCATTACATGTATGTTGCAACAGCTCTGTTCTGGATCACTGGGATTGTGACCTTTGTAGTAAGCCTTCTCACACCTCCGCCTACGAAGGAGCAGGTTCGGACGACCACTTTCTGGGCTGTGAAAAACAGGAACGTAAAAGAGAACGCTTCAAAGGGGGAGCTGTACAAAGTGCAAGAAAAGAACATCCTCAAGTGCAATGAAAATGCTAACCATATCATTCCAAACggcaaatcagaagaaaatattaaaaatattaagccGGAGGATATAAATCTTCTGGTTACTTGCAGAGATGACAGCAACCCGGTGATTTCTGTGAGTCACTCTGAAGTCGAGACGCCAGTAGATTGTTACTCGAATGGACAAGCAGCTTtgatgggagagaaaaagcatGAGGAAGAGACTGATGATAGAGACAGACATTTGAAATTCATAGATTGGTTCTGTggctttaaaagtaaaaacatgAACAAGAGAGCTGTTCGGGAGATGGAGGAAGAGACTGTTTGTTTACAAATGCTGGAAGAGACTCCAAAAGTTAAACTATTACTAAATACTGGACTGGTCTGTGTCTGTTCGCTTGGAATATTCATGTTTGTCTATTTCTCTTTGTGA